In a single window of the uncultured Fibrobacter sp. genome:
- a CDS encoding glycoside hydrolase family 18 protein has translation MNMKSILLTLALGAAVTAQAAADKVVGFYPYWSQYSQFYPKDIRYNFVTDIHYVGLAAGEDGSVAFADENDAENFKTLVQMSKDNNVKLIVSVGGIENEGNLKAIASSEELLPTFVSNVSSWLSANGGDGVEVDWQNLTAEDAEDYAKLLNALVDGLSGSTVTAVIYPAAGMDAYKADALNRLAYVDVFMADQMTEDNSSVVPNQSAKSVEETLDAVKGAGVNGDLLVPVIFLYGKTWSGAKGLGTSHQGTGSGNEGYVSYAELMGKFDSPEYKVTFDASSKSEVAVSDAETIVFMGIPSVKAVAQQVKSDGMAGVAVYDLSQDHHEPIVSLLVTIGLQLRPEVNYKPKKK, from the coding sequence ATGAATATGAAATCGATTCTTTTGACTCTTGCACTTGGTGCTGCTGTTACAGCCCAGGCAGCTGCTGACAAGGTGGTGGGTTTCTACCCCTACTGGAGCCAGTATTCCCAGTTCTATCCGAAGGATATCCGCTATAACTTTGTGACCGACATTCACTATGTCGGCCTCGCTGCCGGTGAAGACGGCTCTGTCGCCTTTGCTGACGAAAACGATGCAGAAAACTTCAAGACGCTTGTACAGATGTCCAAGGACAACAACGTGAAGTTGATTGTTTCTGTGGGCGGTATCGAAAACGAAGGAAACTTGAAGGCAATCGCTTCTTCCGAAGAACTTTTGCCGACGTTCGTTTCGAATGTCTCTAGCTGGCTTTCTGCAAACGGCGGCGACGGCGTGGAAGTGGACTGGCAGAACCTCACGGCTGAAGATGCCGAAGATTATGCCAAGTTGCTGAACGCCTTGGTCGATGGCCTTTCGGGCTCTACGGTGACCGCCGTGATTTATCCGGCTGCCGGTATGGATGCCTACAAGGCTGACGCTCTGAACCGCCTCGCTTATGTGGACGTGTTCATGGCAGACCAGATGACCGAAGACAATTCCTCTGTGGTTCCGAACCAGAGTGCCAAATCTGTCGAAGAAACCTTGGACGCTGTGAAGGGCGCTGGCGTGAACGGCGACTTGCTCGTGCCGGTAATCTTCCTCTATGGCAAGACCTGGAGCGGTGCTAAGGGCCTCGGCACTTCTCACCAGGGTACGGGTAGCGGTAATGAAGGTTACGTGTCCTACGCCGAACTCATGGGCAAGTTTGATTCTCCGGAATACAAGGTGACCTTTGATGCTTCTTCCAAGTCCGAAGTGGCCGTGAGCGATGCAGAAACCATCGTGTTCATGGGCATTCCGTCTGTGAAGGCTGTGGCTCAGCAGGTCAAGAGCGATGGCATGGCTGGCGTTGCGGTCTACGACCTCTCCCAAGACCACCACGAACCGATTGTCTCCCTCCTGGTGACGATAGGCTTGCAGCTCCGTCCTGAAGTCAACTACAAGCCGAAGAAGAAGTAA